One genomic window of Candidatus Zymogenaceae bacterium includes the following:
- a CDS encoding SGNH/GDSL hydrolase family protein — translation MMSTGPAFAQPVRVIFLHHSCGHNLIEEGSVRQGLTAKGYEFYDHGYNGDGLRLADGTWTGSNFDIPGDNTDPDGLAELFGQPLNSPPTNAFSHLMEYDVIAVKSCFPLSNIGDDARLEELKGYYRTIRNRMAQYPDKTFIIVTQPPQVPGSTDASEAARARKLADWLASDEFLSGYDNIFVFDFFDLLAGSDNMLKSEYRFDNYDAHPNAMANRSIGPLFVAFISDVITSRGITGSTHSPIPTDTGSSMGMGAETGADMGMGADSGIDTGMGAETASAPTPGPSSAPVTGLIDGFETPAGIWEIYGAEGGSSATYAPDRSVFHEGSASLKIIYSLAPGGNLTVAPYYETPQNWSGSGVSFWAKSNAPGIPIIFGVSSGNSGSQVPFEVTLTVTDTWTRYDLSWSEFIRAPWYGETGSTEVNSSLIIGYGFTVDAGGGTTDAILWVDELSVLP, via the coding sequence ATGATGTCTACAGGGCCCGCTTTTGCCCAGCCGGTTCGGGTCATTTTCCTCCATCACTCCTGCGGACACAACCTGATCGAGGAGGGGAGCGTACGCCAGGGACTCACCGCCAAGGGGTATGAATTTTACGATCACGGCTACAACGGCGACGGCCTGCGCCTGGCGGACGGCACCTGGACCGGCTCCAATTTCGACATCCCGGGGGACAACACCGACCCCGACGGACTGGCCGAGCTGTTCGGTCAACCGTTAAACTCGCCGCCGACCAACGCCTTCAGTCACCTGATGGAATACGACGTCATCGCCGTAAAATCCTGCTTTCCTCTCAGCAACATCGGCGACGACGCCCGTCTCGAGGAATTGAAGGGATACTACCGGACCATTCGGAATCGAATGGCACAATACCCGGACAAAACCTTCATCATCGTCACCCAGCCGCCCCAGGTTCCCGGCTCCACGGACGCCTCCGAGGCCGCCCGGGCCAGGAAACTGGCGGATTGGCTTGCGTCCGACGAATTTCTGTCCGGCTATGACAATATCTTCGTGTTTGATTTCTTCGACCTGCTTGCGGGATCGGACAACATGCTCAAGTCCGAGTACCGATTTGATAACTACGACGCCCACCCCAACGCCATGGCGAACCGGAGCATCGGGCCTCTGTTCGTGGCGTTCATCAGTGATGTCATCACCTCCCGAGGCATCACCGGATCGACCCACTCCCCCATACCCACAGATACCGGCTCATCTATGGGCATGGGTGCAGAAACGGGGGCCGATATGGGGATGGGTGCGGACTCCGGAATCGACACGGGTATGGGCGCGGAAACCGCATCCGCACCCACTCCCGGGCCGTCATCGGCCCCGGTCACGGGACTCATCGACGGCTTCGAAACGCCCGCGGGCATCTGGGAGATATACGGCGCCGAGGGAGGCTCCAGCGCCACGTACGCGCCCGACAGATCGGTCTTCCACGAAGGATCGGCCAGCCTCAAGATCATCTACAGCCTGGCGCCCGGCGGGAATCTCACCGTGGCCCCCTATTATGAAACGCCCCAGAACTGGAGCGGCTCCGGCGTCTCCTTCTGGGCGAAGAGCAACGCCCCCGGTATTCCGATCATCTTCGGCGTATCGTCCGGCAATTCGGGAAGTCAGGTGCCCTTTGAGGTCACCCTTACCGTTACCGACACGTGGACCCGGTATGACCTGTCGTGGTCGGAGTTCATTCGAGCCCCTTGGTACGGCGAAACAGGGTCTACTGAGGTGAATTCCTCCCTGATCATCGGCTACGGCTTCACCGTGGACGCGGGAGGCGGAACAACCGACGCGATCCTGTGGGTGGATGAGCTGAGTGTATTGCCGTAA
- a CDS encoding transaldolase has protein sequence MQYFLDSAKLDEIVYAFENWGIDGVTTNPRHVLLSGKPFNTVIGELASEFKNVEFPISIEINPHLEKAAEMIDEAKTYADISENFVIKIPCTEEGLIAAKNLSEEGVRTNVTLVFSPSQAIQAARVGAYFVSPFVGWKESSGEDCSDFISSVVEIYETYDFEARIIVAALRSGKQIVDAALAGADIVTAGFDVYRESFSHPFTDFGLKRFQDAWDQTKID, from the coding sequence ATGCAGTATTTTTTGGACAGCGCCAAGCTGGATGAAATAGTCTACGCTTTCGAAAACTGGGGCATAGACGGCGTGACCACCAATCCGAGGCACGTGCTGCTCTCGGGGAAGCCGTTCAATACCGTCATCGGCGAGCTTGCCTCGGAATTCAAGAACGTCGAGTTTCCGATCTCCATCGAGATCAATCCGCACCTGGAAAAAGCCGCCGAGATGATCGACGAGGCGAAAACATACGCCGACATCTCCGAGAACTTCGTCATCAAGATCCCTTGCACCGAAGAGGGATTGATCGCCGCGAAAAATCTCAGCGAAGAGGGCGTCAGAACAAACGTCACATTGGTCTTCTCTCCCTCCCAGGCCATCCAGGCGGCCCGTGTGGGGGCGTACTTCGTCTCCCCCTTCGTGGGGTGGAAGGAATCCAGCGGCGAAGACTGCTCCGACTTCATCTCGTCGGTCGTGGAAATCTACGAAACATACGATTTCGAAGCCCGGATCATCGTTGCGGCCCTCAGAAGCGGCAAGCAGATTGTCGACGCCGCCCTGGCAGGCGCCGATATCGTCACCGCCGGATTCGATGTCTACAGGGAGAGTTTCTCCCACCCGTTCACGGACTTCGGCCTGAAACGATTTCAGGACGCCTGGGACCAGACGAAAATCGATTGA
- a CDS encoding NAAT family transporter has translation MSGTVTVSFLITAFVTIFVVVGAPSAATVFLSLTADLDHRRRRITALKACATASLILSVFTLCGDYILFFFGITVGAFQIAGGVLLFFIGFSMLSLHRPRAVSTPEEEADGAAKEDVSIVPMAIPILAGPASITTVMVLSAGAEGWGVRCAVLVCAVLTLTVAFALFVGADMMHRVLGKTGIRILERVMGLILSVMAVQFVIDGIKKAFFPL, from the coding sequence ATGTCTGGAACCGTAACCGTGTCCTTTCTTATTACCGCGTTTGTGACGATATTCGTCGTGGTGGGTGCGCCGTCCGCCGCTACGGTCTTTCTGTCCCTCACCGCCGATCTGGACCACCGCCGCCGGCGCATAACCGCCCTCAAGGCCTGCGCCACGGCATCGCTGATTCTCTCGGTGTTTACCCTCTGTGGTGATTATATTCTTTTCTTCTTCGGAATTACCGTGGGGGCGTTTCAAATCGCCGGGGGGGTGCTGCTTTTTTTCATCGGTTTTTCCATGCTCAGTCTTCATCGCCCCCGGGCCGTCTCGACGCCGGAGGAAGAAGCCGACGGTGCCGCGAAAGAGGACGTCTCCATCGTTCCCATGGCCATACCGATTCTTGCGGGACCCGCATCCATTACCACGGTCATGGTCCTGTCCGCCGGGGCCGAAGGTTGGGGAGTGCGGTGTGCGGTTCTTGTGTGCGCCGTGCTGACGCTGACGGTCGCCTTTGCATTATTCGTCGGCGCGGACATGATGCATCGCGTTCTGGGGAAAACGGGTATCCGCATCCTTGAGCGGGTAATGGGATTGATATTGAGCGTAATGGCGGTGCAATTTGTGATAGACGGAATAAAAAAGGCCTTTTTCCCCCTCTGA
- a CDS encoding UxaA family hydrolase produces the protein MKPFTFMGYKRENGRVGVRNHVLILPLDDISNAAAEAVGNNVKGTLAIPHAYGRLQFGEDLDLFFRTLIGTGQNPNVAAVVVIGIEDGWTKRVVDGIAETKKPVCGFSIERFGDLSTIERASRRAVEYVQYTTELLRTECDASDLYVSVKCGESDTTSGLASNPTVGDAVTKLVEAGATVSFGETSEITGAELEVKERAATKEVGEEFYRVWSEYNDFITATKTDDLSDSQPTKGNIAGGLTTIEEKAFGNIQKIGKTVKYVGVLKPAEAPTGPGLWFMNTSSAAAEAVTLWMASGAVIHLFPTGQGNVIGNPVLPVIKLSANPITCETMSEHIDLNVSDILQGKLSLGDAGDRLLDVVRRTANGRHTAAEALGHREFVITKLYRSA, from the coding sequence ATGAAACCATTTACATTCATGGGATACAAGCGGGAAAACGGCCGGGTGGGCGTCAGGAACCACGTGCTCATTCTGCCGCTGGACGATATCTCCAACGCCGCCGCCGAGGCGGTGGGAAACAATGTTAAAGGCACCTTGGCAATTCCCCACGCCTACGGACGGCTTCAGTTCGGCGAGGATCTGGATCTCTTTTTTCGCACCCTCATCGGCACCGGCCAAAACCCGAACGTGGCCGCGGTGGTGGTCATCGGCATCGAGGACGGCTGGACGAAACGGGTGGTGGACGGCATCGCCGAGACAAAAAAACCCGTCTGCGGCTTTTCTATCGAGCGCTTCGGTGATCTCTCAACCATCGAGCGGGCATCCCGCAGGGCCGTGGAATACGTCCAGTACACAACAGAGCTTTTGCGCACCGAATGCGACGCCTCTGACCTCTACGTCTCGGTCAAGTGCGGTGAGTCGGACACCACCTCGGGGCTCGCCTCCAATCCCACCGTTGGGGACGCCGTGACGAAGCTGGTGGAGGCGGGGGCCACCGTCTCCTTCGGCGAAACGTCCGAAATCACCGGCGCCGAGCTGGAGGTGAAGGAGCGGGCCGCCACAAAGGAGGTGGGAGAGGAGTTTTATCGGGTGTGGAGCGAATACAACGACTTCATCACCGCCACGAAGACCGACGACCTCTCGGATTCCCAGCCCACCAAGGGAAACATCGCCGGGGGCCTTACCACCATCGAAGAGAAGGCCTTCGGGAACATCCAGAAGATCGGGAAAACCGTAAAATACGTGGGCGTGCTGAAACCCGCCGAAGCGCCCACAGGTCCGGGACTCTGGTTTATGAATACATCCTCCGCCGCGGCGGAGGCAGTGACCCTCTGGATGGCGTCGGGCGCGGTGATTCACCTGTTCCCCACCGGACAGGGAAACGTCATCGGCAATCCGGTGCTGCCGGTCATCAAGCTCTCGGCCAACCCCATCACCTGTGAGACCATGAGCGAGCACATCGACCTCAACGTCAGCGACATCCTCCAGGGGAAGCTGTCCCTGGGCGATGCGGGTGATCGGCTCCTGGACGTCGTCAGGCGCACCGCCAACGGCCGACACACCGCTGCCGAGGCCCTGGGACACCGGGAATTCGTCATCACCAAACTCTACCGTAGCGCATGA
- a CDS encoding fucose isomerase: protein MKYPVTIGVVCLARTTFDYTAARGIYERIQADLERIENAQVYAIPDLVIEVEDARKAAAELRKHGINGLVVISGTFHLGHLALELDREFGVPILLWGLNELPYDGGKIRLNSVCGVNLNASNLYKSGHRGYHVTIGDAIDENWVDAVRVVAALRRSRVGIAGYRAHGFFNLDVADLSIYREIGTLVDHFELADIYGREVKAAEKNRRKKELKHTFDTSGITDEQLERVASLSAQLDAFMESNKLDALALRCWPEFAREFGIAPCAAMSLLQSEGRIIACEGDLEGTLSMLAHSAAGGETPFLFDFSQVNIAENFALLWHCGVAPCSLWDGVCTRSLDTYFAGGRGVTADFVLREGDVSILRIDTAGDEHRLFLARARGIPMEKELKGTYLKVTFPEPVERVLNRIIYTGIAHHASMVYGDFIAPFEIVARIYGWRVIA from the coding sequence ATGAAGTATCCTGTTACCATCGGCGTGGTCTGCCTGGCGAGAACCACTTTCGATTATACGGCGGCCCGGGGGATATACGAGAGAATACAGGCGGATCTCGAACGTATCGAAAACGCACAGGTATACGCGATACCCGATCTCGTCATAGAGGTGGAGGACGCCCGGAAGGCGGCGGCGGAGCTCAGGAAGCACGGGATCAACGGTCTGGTCGTCATCAGCGGCACCTTTCATTTGGGACACCTGGCCCTGGAGCTTGACCGGGAGTTCGGGGTCCCGATTCTCCTCTGGGGGCTTAACGAGCTTCCCTATGACGGCGGGAAGATACGCCTGAACTCCGTCTGCGGGGTCAACCTGAACGCCTCGAACCTCTACAAGTCGGGGCACCGGGGGTATCACGTGACCATCGGCGACGCCATCGACGAGAACTGGGTGGACGCGGTGCGGGTGGTGGCCGCCCTTAGGCGCTCCCGGGTGGGCATCGCCGGATATCGGGCCCACGGTTTTTTCAACCTGGATGTGGCGGACCTCTCCATCTACCGGGAGATCGGGACGCTGGTGGATCATTTCGAGCTTGCGGATATTTACGGCCGGGAGGTAAAGGCGGCAGAGAAGAATCGGAGAAAAAAGGAACTGAAACACACCTTCGATACCTCCGGCATCACCGACGAACAACTGGAGAGGGTCGCCTCTCTCTCGGCACAACTCGACGCCTTCATGGAATCAAATAAACTCGACGCCCTGGCCCTTCGCTGCTGGCCCGAGTTCGCCCGGGAGTTCGGCATCGCCCCGTGTGCGGCCATGTCGCTTCTGCAGTCCGAGGGCCGCATCATCGCCTGTGAGGGGGATCTGGAGGGGACGCTCTCCATGCTGGCCCACAGCGCCGCCGGGGGTGAGACCCCGTTTCTGTTCGACTTTTCCCAGGTGAATATCGCCGAAAACTTCGCCCTTCTGTGGCACTGCGGTGTGGCCCCCTGTTCCCTGTGGGACGGCGTGTGTACGAGGTCCCTCGACACCTATTTCGCCGGGGGGAGGGGCGTGACAGCGGACTTCGTGCTGCGTGAGGGGGACGTCTCGATCCTGCGCATCGATACCGCCGGGGACGAACACCGCCTGTTCCTGGCCAGGGCGCGGGGCATTCCTATGGAAAAGGAGCTCAAGGGAACCTACCTGAAGGTGACGTTCCCCGAGCCGGTGGAACGAGTCCTCAACAGGATCATCTATACCGGCATCGCCCACCACGCCTCGATGGTCTACGGCGATTTCATCGCCCCCTTCGAGATCGTGGCCCGGATCTACGGCTGGCGCGTCATCGCGTGA
- a CDS encoding ROK family protein, with translation MAHGYNIDKRKRNKRNHIIDLFRKHQILSKARAREESGYSMDTIISVFNGLVDDGLIVPTRGEQKQKGRRATFYRLEDGGHTYLGVTFNRSGIYSVLVGLSGTPLFDHTSRIDSGSTNDAFAQLFRDHLDRVTHDARDRSLTIRAAGAAVPGDLDETTGVLRSYTFMPRLSNLDIFRIIEASLPGVDTVVEQNVTGTGGYLLHDEELIGRYRRILFVSVHSGAASGLLYDGNIVTGHGEFGHIRVSDEEKRCVCGRRGCLDLYFSHQGFLQLYREAMGRAGEEGVSDIEPDDLIETLRDAFAEGGKDLARALRRRLGYFVSALLDVVNVTAPDAVVLTGSLFRAYPDPYGELLSVIGERFEDTGFITHFANTDLIYRDMGPEIAAMGGAYRLVDRDWGYIREDRRPRRRGERPASNGRVVGGNT, from the coding sequence ATGGCCCACGGATATAATATCGACAAGAGAAAGCGAAACAAGCGGAACCACATCATCGACCTCTTCAGGAAGCACCAAATCCTCTCCAAGGCCAGGGCCAGGGAGGAAAGCGGGTATTCCATGGATACGATCATCTCGGTCTTCAACGGGCTTGTCGATGACGGGTTGATCGTTCCGACCCGGGGGGAGCAGAAGCAAAAGGGGCGAAGGGCGACGTTTTATCGCCTTGAGGACGGCGGGCACACCTACCTGGGCGTCACGTTCAACCGGTCGGGCATATACTCGGTGCTTGTGGGTCTTTCCGGAACACCGCTCTTTGATCACACGTCGCGGATCGATTCGGGGAGCACCAATGACGCCTTCGCACAACTGTTTCGGGATCACCTGGACCGGGTGACACACGATGCCCGGGACCGGTCCCTCACGATCCGGGCGGCGGGTGCGGCGGTGCCGGGAGACCTGGATGAGACGACAGGCGTGCTTCGCTCATATACGTTCATGCCCCGGCTTTCGAACCTCGATATCTTCCGAATAATCGAGGCATCCCTCCCCGGTGTGGACACGGTCGTGGAACAGAATGTGACCGGTACGGGGGGATACCTGCTGCACGACGAGGAGTTGATCGGGCGGTATCGGCGCATCCTGTTCGTCTCGGTCCACAGCGGCGCCGCCTCGGGGCTTTTGTATGACGGGAATATCGTCACCGGGCACGGGGAGTTCGGCCACATCCGGGTGTCGGACGAGGAGAAAAGGTGCGTCTGCGGACGCCGGGGATGTCTGGATCTCTACTTTTCCCACCAGGGATTTCTGCAGCTCTATCGGGAGGCGATGGGGCGGGCGGGAGAGGAAGGGGTGTCCGATATCGAGCCGGACGACCTGATAGAGACGCTGCGGGACGCCTTCGCCGAAGGCGGCAAAGACCTGGCGCGCGCTTTGCGCCGTCGCCTCGGTTATTTTGTGTCGGCGCTTTTGGACGTCGTCAACGTCACGGCGCCGGACGCGGTGGTCCTGACCGGGTCGCTCTTTCGCGCCTATCCGGATCCGTACGGGGAGCTGCTCTCCGTCATCGGGGAGCGATTCGAGGATACCGGATTCATCACCCATTTTGCTAATACCGATCTCATCTATCGGGATATGGGTCCGGAGATCGCCGCGATGGGCGGCGCCTATCGCCTCGTCGACCGGGACTGGGGATACATCCGGGAGGATCGGCGCCCTCGGCGGAGGGGGGAGCGTCCCGCATCGAACGGCCGTGTCGTCGGGGGGAATACATGA
- a CDS encoding UxaA family hydrolase — translation MIHFLVHGEKDNVAVAVVNVLKGDTGRVMNMATGKKFDISTLSDIPLGHKVALNDFTTDDTVIKYDHDIGRAVSPIKKGEHVHVHNVKTKYW, via the coding sequence ATGATACATTTTCTCGTACACGGCGAAAAGGACAACGTGGCCGTGGCGGTCGTGAATGTTTTAAAAGGGGATACCGGCCGCGTCATGAATATGGCGACCGGAAAAAAGTTCGATATCTCGACCCTCTCGGACATCCCCCTGGGCCACAAGGTCGCCCTGAATGACTTCACAACCGACGACACCGTCATCAAATATGATCACGACATCGGCCGGGCGGTTTCACCCATCAAGAAGGGCGAGCATGTGCACGTGCACAACGTGAAAACGAAATACTGGTAA
- a CDS encoding MarR family transcriptional regulator: protein MSSHTINRTNGDEAKKPERKDVLRHLERLFEQVAQSYVALEKTPRHFGTEKLFHMGEINTIDVVGRLPGINITELARELEVTKGAVSQMVKKLEKKGCVAAAKKPGNDKEVVLNLTKEGRIAYEYHQRHHAGLEKALRRIMERFDTEALADIRDMLEALGRYYTEYDSDDTSYRGRS from the coding sequence ATGTCGTCACATACCATCAATCGAACCAACGGGGATGAAGCCAAAAAACCCGAAAGGAAGGATGTTCTCCGTCACTTGGAGAGGCTCTTTGAGCAGGTTGCACAGAGCTACGTAGCGCTGGAAAAAACCCCCAGGCATTTCGGCACGGAGAAGCTCTTCCATATGGGAGAAATAAACACCATAGACGTCGTGGGGAGGCTTCCGGGCATCAATATCACCGAACTGGCCAGGGAGCTGGAGGTGACCAAGGGGGCCGTTTCCCAGATGGTGAAGAAACTGGAAAAAAAGGGATGTGTGGCGGCGGCGAAAAAGCCGGGAAACGACAAGGAGGTGGTCCTGAACCTGACGAAGGAGGGTCGCATCGCCTATGAATATCATCAACGCCACCACGCAGGCCTTGAGAAGGCGCTTCGTCGTATCATGGAGCGATTCGATACCGAAGCACTGGCGGATATTCGGGATATGCTGGAAGCACTCGGACGGTACTACACGGAGTACGACTCCGATGATACCTCCTATCGTGGTCGGAGTTAA
- a CDS encoding PAS domain S-box protein → MHIRRLIRYVVFVLPLIGILTTTSACRNPDTDALRPTKPTAEAGVLDLTEWNPSSDDPISLTGDWEFYWDRLLSPADFAADPPPTPDAFVPVPGVWKNLSLHGEPLPERGYATYRLIVLLPKGDTRHLALRLAEMANKHTLYVNGELIVGSPESGRDAESAVPDNYPDVVPIGNPGERLEIVMMISNYHIRKGGIWHPIFLGNAENISNIRIRSLLMNMFLFGSILIMGLYHLGLYHVFRRDQSPLFFGLVCFVMACRILVTGEYPLVLLIPTISWRAVILLEYVTFYLIMSFMSLFLYSLYPKEFRKFFPQFFTSLAIISLLVVFITPIYISSHLILPMQILVLAASVYVIVMVLVAFIRERRGAGIMLSGFVVLIAAFINDVLYNHDVIHTGYLIGYGLLLFFFFQAYLLNVRLSRAFQDVEILSENLTRAEKKYRALAETAKDVILTHDKDYRITYINPAGIEITGYSEEELINTSILDFLPLDQAKQIIESRPFWISDYEETTTLQVEYINRNGRRFHMDVSDTVILENNRPAGFLVIARDITERKEIEKQLEQYRNHLEDLVMERTEELSKTNIELQREITERTQTENALRISEEKYRNLFETSRDAIYIMTKDGRYEDINTAAEEITGYSRRELLDMNAADVYADPTLSDRFKQIMDETGFIKDFDVIYRKKDGTLVHCLETSTARYAPDGAMIGYQGIIKDISVMKLMEQELRTSKIRAEEANRAKSEFLANVSHEIRTPMNGILGFTELLLEEDLTESQKESLTIIQESGETLLLLINDILDLSKIESGKMELFPEEFDPFEFLEQVLFIMRPRAMKKGVGLFLTPENLTVQTIITDTDKLRHILMNLLGNGVKFTSKGFVEATIAVETENGGARLIISIIDTGIGIPREDQDRIFEPFTQIDGSITRTYGGTGLGLTITQTLLDLLGGSLDLSSRAGEGSTFTISLPVTLPDPPAFRPPLFGRREIYGATEQTAPEYIIPAVGDARGSILLVEDNDINQQLISRLLSDENFNVTIAQNGAVALEILSVKTFDLILMDLQMPVMDGYEAIRHIRENPILSDIPIVALTAHAMKKDKKRALDAGCVGFITKPIRKDALIAEIAAHTGISQAPSYGQKTTYRESMKDIYQDFVKSLPEEMERLTQAVAHSDFRAAVRIGHDLKGLSGIFGQDALSKTGKNIESAARDEDQDSLKNLLGQLEKVIEAIVAEEENSPDREDTREEG, encoded by the coding sequence ATGCATATTCGACGACTCATTAGATATGTTGTTTTTGTTCTCCCGCTCATCGGCATACTCACAACGACGTCGGCATGCAGAAATCCCGACACCGATGCCCTCCGTCCAACCAAGCCCACCGCCGAAGCGGGGGTGCTCGATCTGACCGAGTGGAACCCGTCGTCCGACGACCCCATATCTCTTACTGGAGACTGGGAGTTTTACTGGGACAGACTCCTCTCCCCGGCAGATTTCGCCGCCGATCCGCCCCCCACCCCCGACGCATTCGTCCCGGTACCGGGCGTCTGGAAGAACCTCTCCCTACACGGGGAGCCCCTTCCCGAGCGGGGATACGCCACCTACCGCCTGATCGTTCTCCTCCCCAAGGGTGATACAAGACACCTCGCCCTGAGGCTCGCGGAAATGGCCAACAAGCACACCCTATACGTCAACGGCGAGTTGATAGTCGGCTCCCCGGAGAGCGGCCGAGACGCGGAAAGCGCCGTCCCGGACAACTACCCGGACGTCGTTCCCATCGGAAATCCCGGAGAGCGACTCGAGATCGTCATGATGATCTCGAACTATCACATCAGGAAGGGGGGCATCTGGCATCCCATATTTCTCGGGAATGCGGAAAACATCAGTAACATCAGGATACGCTCCTTGCTGATGAATATGTTCCTGTTCGGGAGCATCCTTATCATGGGCCTGTATCATCTCGGTCTCTATCATGTCTTTCGAAGGGATCAGTCTCCCCTCTTTTTCGGCCTGGTGTGCTTTGTGATGGCGTGCCGCATTCTGGTAACCGGCGAATACCCTCTGGTCTTATTAATCCCGACAATCAGCTGGCGGGCCGTTATCCTGCTGGAATATGTAACTTTTTACCTGATCATGTCGTTTATGTCATTGTTCCTCTATTCCCTGTACCCAAAGGAGTTCAGAAAATTCTTTCCGCAGTTCTTCACCTCCCTTGCAATAATCTCACTTCTTGTGGTATTCATCACGCCTATCTACATCTCCAGCCACCTGATTCTTCCCATGCAGATACTCGTACTGGCGGCATCGGTCTATGTCATTGTAATGGTGCTGGTGGCATTCATCAGAGAACGCCGGGGGGCGGGAATTATGCTCTCTGGCTTTGTGGTCCTCATTGCAGCATTCATAAACGATGTCCTGTATAACCACGACGTGATTCACACCGGGTACCTGATCGGCTACGGGCTGCTTTTATTCTTCTTTTTCCAGGCGTATCTTTTAAACGTGCGGCTTTCACGGGCGTTTCAGGACGTGGAAATTCTCTCTGAAAACCTCACCCGGGCGGAAAAGAAATATCGCGCCCTGGCCGAAACCGCAAAGGACGTGATTCTCACCCACGACAAGGATTACCGGATTACCTATATAAATCCCGCCGGCATCGAGATAACCGGGTATTCCGAAGAAGAGCTTATTAATACGTCCATACTCGATTTTTTACCCCTCGACCAGGCGAAACAAATCATTGAGAGCCGCCCGTTCTGGATATCCGACTACGAGGAAACCACAACTCTTCAAGTGGAATATATCAACAGGAATGGGCGTCGTTTCCATATGGATGTCAGCGACACCGTCATCCTCGAAAACAACCGGCCGGCCGGCTTTCTGGTGATCGCCAGGGACATCACCGAACGGAAGGAAATCGAAAAACAGCTCGAACAATACAGAAATCATCTTGAAGACCTGGTCATGGAACGGACGGAGGAGCTGAGCAAGACCAACATCGAGCTGCAGCGGGAAATCACAGAGAGGACACAAACAGAGAACGCCCTGAGGATCTCCGAAGAAAAATATAGAAATCTCTTCGAGACGTCCCGGGACGCCATATACATCATGACCAAAGACGGCCGCTACGAGGACATCAACACCGCCGCGGAGGAGATAACCGGCTACTCCCGTCGGGAGCTGCTTGATATGAACGCCGCCGATGTGTATGCCGATCCGACGCTCTCGGATCGATTCAAGCAGATCATGGATGAAACGGGATTCATCAAGGATTTCGACGTCATATACAGGAAAAAGGACGGAACCCTCGTTCACTGCCTGGAGACGTCGACGGCCCGATACGCCCCCGACGGCGCGATGATCGGATATCAGGGCATTATCAAGGACATCAGCGTGATGAAGTTAATGGAACAGGAGCTGAGAACTTCCAAAATACGGGCCGAAGAGGCAAACCGCGCCAAGAGCGAGTTTCTGGCAAACGTCTCCCACGAAATACGCACCCCCATGAACGGCATCCTGGGCTTTACCGAGCTTCTTCTTGAAGAAGACCTGACGGAATCCCAGAAGGAATCCCTCACCATTATTCAGGAAAGCGGGGAGACGCTGCTGCTCTTGATAAACGACATCCTGGACCTCTCGAAAATCGAATCAGGAAAAATGGAACTGTTCCCTGAAGAGTTCGATCCCTTCGAATTCCTGGAACAGGTCCTTTTTATCATGAGGCCCCGGGCCATGAAAAAGGGCGTCGGCCTCTTTCTGACACCCGAAAATCTGACAGTACAGACCATTATCACCGATACCGACAAGCTCCGCCATATTCTCATGAACCTTCTGGGAAACGGTGTGAAATTCACATCGAAGGGATTTGTGGAGGCGACCATCGCCGTGGAGACCGAAAACGGCGGGGCCAGACTCATTATCTCCATCATCGACACCGGTATCGGCATCCCCAGGGAGGATCAGGACCGTATATTTGAACCTTTCACCCAAATCGACGGCAGCATCACCCGCACCTACGGCGGCACGGGTCTGGGTCTGACCATAACGCAAACCCTCTTGGACCTTCTCGGCGGCTCCCTGGATCTGTCGTCCCGAGCCGGTGAGGGGAGCACCTTCACCATCAGCCTTCCGGTTACCCTCCCCGATCCGCCGGCGTTTCGTCCGCCGCTGTTCGGCCGTCGAGAGATATATGGTGCGACTGAACAAACTGCTCCCGAGTACATCATCCCGGCGGTCGGGGATGCACGGGGGAGCATCCTCCTGGTGGAAGACAACGATATCAACCAGCAGCTCATCTCCCGCCTGTTGAGCGATGAGAACTTCAATGTAACCATTGCCCAGAACGGCGCCGTCGCCCTGGAAATTCTCTCGGTGAAAACCTTCGATCTGATTCTGATGGACCTGCAGATGCCGGTGATGGACGGTTACGAAGCGATCCGTCATATCAGGGAAAATCCGATCCTTTCGGACATCCCCATTGTGGCCCTCACCGCCCACGCCATGAAAAAGGACAAAAAGCGCGCCCTCGATGCCGGATGCGTCGGATTTATCACAAAACCGATACGAAAAGACGCCCTCATAGCGGAGATTGCCGCTCATACCGGCATCTCACAGGCACCGTCTTACGGCCAGAAAACGACATATCGGGAGAGCATGAAGGATATCTATCAGGACTTTGTAAAAAGTCTCCCCGAAGAGATGGAACGCCTCACCCAGGCTGTGGCCCACAGTGATTTTCGCGCCGCCGTGCGTATCGGACATGACCTGAAGGGACTTTCGGGAATTTTCGGACAGGATGCCCTCAGCAAGACCGGCAAAAACATTGAATCGGCCGCACGGGACGAAGATCAGGATTCCCTGAAGAACCTCCTGGGGCAGCTTGAAAAGGTAATAGAGGCGATTGTCGCCGAGGAAGAGAATTCTCCCGACCGGGAGGACACCCGGGAAGAGGGCTGA